A portion of the Candidatus Binataceae bacterium genome contains these proteins:
- a CDS encoding cell division protein ZapA, whose protein sequence is MGVNVEILGQSLTVTSDHGDEWAKALAETVDERIKSIRANSRAVNTVSVAILAALKFADELERLRQDHQALIDQIEALNRRLSSAIDS, encoded by the coding sequence ATGGGCGTCAACGTGGAAATCCTCGGCCAGAGCCTGACCGTCACCAGCGACCACGGCGATGAATGGGCGAAGGCACTGGCGGAGACAGTTGACGAAAGGATAAAGTCAATTCGCGCCAACAGCCGCGCGGTCAACACGGTCAGCGTGGCGATTTTGGCAGCGTTGAAATTTGCCGACGAACTTGAACGTTTGAGGCAGGACCATCAGGCGTTAATCGACCAGATCGAGGCACTGAACCGGCGGCTTTCGAGCGCGATCGATTCGTAG
- a CDS encoding cell division protein ZapB, which translates to MENASAMTLEALKQLEERIQASVDRIQQLQRENEALAKRLAESEQRYNEISARYNSEREQHESERNEVKARIERILARFDGLDLG; encoded by the coding sequence GTGGAAAACGCATCCGCCATGACCCTTGAGGCTCTTAAGCAGCTCGAAGAAAGAATCCAGGCATCGGTCGACCGCATCCAGCAGCTCCAGCGCGAAAACGAGGCGCTGGCGAAGCGGCTGGCTGAAAGCGAACAGCGTTATAACGAGATCAGCGCCCGCTATAACTCCGAGCGGGAGCAACACGAGTCCGAGCGCAACGAGGTCAAGGCGCGCATCGAGCGCATCCTAGCGCGCTTCGACGGCCTCGACCTCGGCTAG
- a CDS encoding cytochrome c, with product MRNGYARLLVAIILPAALVSLSAAGALAGHAQASDKQAVERGRNTFNGNCAHCHGEDAATDDPYFNLPQLLSDKSDAFFFKTVSNGLADKGMPPWKTVLKRRQMEDILSFLRSVEQEQGLTDNSGGGD from the coding sequence ATGAGAAACGGGTACGCGCGGCTGCTCGTCGCGATCATCCTGCCGGCGGCGCTGGTGAGTCTCAGCGCCGCCGGCGCATTGGCGGGACACGCGCAGGCTTCGGACAAGCAGGCGGTCGAGCGCGGGCGCAATACCTTCAACGGCAACTGCGCGCATTGCCACGGCGAGGACGCCGCGACCGACGATCCCTACTTCAACCTGCCGCAACTGCTGAGCGACAAAAGCGACGCGTTTTTCTTCAAGACGGTCTCCAACGGGCTTGCGGACAAGGGGATGCCGCCGTGGAAGACCGTCCTCAAGCGCCGCCAAATGGAGGACATCTTGTCCTTCCTGCGCTCGGTCGAGCAGGAGCAGGGACTCACCGACAACAGCGGCGGCGGCGATTAG
- a CDS encoding ferritin family protein has protein sequence MPTTREVLEATIALERRSMALYARLAKAFAGNPRVHDFWFDMARDEARHVGALDLVSAVLELEGVLDRHSPVTLEEATVAKLDAILRRGVEAARSGIDIEQALGLALEVEETELEDKVGDLLKALQQHDEYERCMRLLVHDLGELSYMIEQYCQDPAMLQRCDELVNHHAETLRRSAVR, from the coding sequence ATGCCGACCACGCGCGAAGTGCTCGAAGCCACCATCGCCCTGGAGAGGCGCAGCATGGCGCTCTACGCGCGGCTGGCCAAGGCCTTCGCCGGCAATCCGCGGGTGCACGATTTCTGGTTCGACATGGCGCGCGACGAGGCGCGCCACGTCGGCGCGCTCGACCTCGTCAGCGCCGTGCTCGAACTTGAAGGGGTGCTCGACCGCCACAGCCCGGTGACCCTCGAAGAGGCGACGGTCGCCAAGCTCGACGCGATTCTAAGGCGCGGGGTCGAGGCCGCGCGCAGCGGGATCGATATCGAGCAGGCGCTCGGACTGGCGCTGGAGGTCGAGGAGACCGAGCTCGAGGACAAGGTCGGCGACCTGCTCAAGGCGCTCCAGCAGCACGACGAGTACGAGCGCTGCATGCGGCTGCTCGTCCACGACCTCGGCGAACTGAGCTACATGATCGAGCAATACTGCCAGGACCCGGCGATGCTGCAGCGATGCGACGAGCTGGTCAACCATCACGCCGAGACCCTGCGGCGCTCGGCCGTGCGCTGA
- a CDS encoding 5-formyltetrahydrofolate cyclo-ligase — translation MADEKQSLRKILSEARRNLPPRSAAAFSARVQERLLTSAAYRAAARVALYAPHDNEVDTAIIAADARASGKALLYPIVERARRRMAFGAVSAPSELRPGAYGIPEPPTGAAVVEARDLGRDALICVPGLGFTPAGARLGRGGGYYDRALAEAGEGAIAVGLAYSFQLLDRLPEELCDRRLDLIVTESAVYAAGRAPGAAAQPADQGGTTKWT, via the coding sequence GTGGCGGACGAAAAGCAAAGCCTACGCAAAATCCTCTCCGAGGCGCGCCGCAATCTGCCGCCGCGCAGCGCGGCTGCGTTCTCGGCTCGCGTGCAGGAGCGTCTGCTGACCTCGGCGGCCTACCGGGCTGCCGCGCGCGTCGCGCTTTACGCTCCGCACGACAACGAGGTCGATACCGCGATCATAGCCGCCGACGCGCGCGCCTCGGGCAAGGCACTTCTTTACCCGATCGTCGAGCGCGCGCGCCGGCGGATGGCTTTTGGCGCCGTGTCGGCCCCTTCCGAACTGCGCCCAGGGGCCTATGGGATTCCCGAACCTCCAACCGGCGCCGCCGTCGTGGAGGCGAGGGATCTCGGTCGCGACGCGTTGATTTGCGTTCCCGGCCTCGGTTTTACCCCCGCCGGCGCACGGCTTGGCCGCGGCGGCGGCTATTACGACCGGGCGCTTGCCGAGGCGGGAGAGGGCGCGATCGCCGTGGGGCTCGCCTATTCGTTCCAACTACTTGACCGGCTACCGGAGGAGCTTTGCGACCGGCGGCTGGATCTGATCGTGACGGAGTCCGCCGTTTACGCGGCCGGTCGCGCGCCGGGCGCGGCTGCGCAACCGGCGGACCAAGGAGGTACAACCAAGTGGACGTAA
- the rny gene encoding ribonuclease Y, whose protein sequence is MDVIIGVLAIIATAMGVFAVYLARRRSFVAGAEATRHEVEVLIEEAKAKGELIIKEAELKAKDLLVDARAQAEREVREERRELAALESKLAAREESIDKRLENFERREAELGRRDQALRAREKALGERESEQQALIEAARAKLEAVAGLTREEARRQLVDEMVGQARHDAARQIRVVEEEAREEADRRAKRIVSIAIERLAGEFVTERTVSVLALPNDEMKGRIIGREGRNIRAIEAATGVDIIIDDTPEAVVISCHNPIRREIARIALERLISDGRIHPGRIEEVVRKAEQEVEESMREAGQRAILEVGVHGVHPELVKLLGMLKYRYSYAQNVLMHSLEAAFLCGAMAAELGLNEKQARRAALLHDIGKALTHEIEGSHALIGAELARKYGESAKIVNAIAAHHEEVKAETILAPLVDAADALSGARPGARREVLESYVKRLEDLEQIAKSFKGVDKCFAVQAGREMRIIVEPGQVSDDDATLLAREVAKKIETDMTYPGQIRVTVIRETRATEVAR, encoded by the coding sequence GTGGACGTAATAATCGGCGTCCTGGCGATAATCGCTACCGCGATGGGGGTCTTCGCGGTCTATCTGGCGCGGCGACGCTCGTTCGTCGCCGGCGCCGAAGCTACGCGGCACGAAGTCGAGGTTCTCATCGAAGAAGCCAAGGCCAAGGGCGAACTGATAATCAAGGAGGCGGAACTCAAGGCTAAAGATCTGTTGGTGGACGCGCGCGCGCAGGCCGAGCGAGAGGTGCGCGAGGAGCGCCGTGAGCTGGCCGCGCTGGAGAGCAAGCTGGCCGCGCGCGAGGAAAGCATCGATAAACGCCTGGAGAACTTCGAGCGGCGCGAGGCCGAACTCGGCCGCCGCGACCAGGCCCTGCGCGCGCGCGAAAAGGCGCTCGGCGAGCGCGAGAGCGAGCAGCAGGCGCTGATTGAAGCCGCGCGGGCCAAGCTCGAGGCGGTCGCCGGGCTGACCCGCGAGGAGGCGCGCCGCCAGTTGGTCGACGAGATGGTCGGGCAGGCGCGCCATGACGCCGCGCGCCAGATCCGGGTGGTCGAGGAGGAGGCGCGCGAGGAAGCCGACCGCCGCGCCAAGCGCATCGTCTCGATCGCGATCGAACGCCTGGCCGGCGAGTTCGTCACCGAGCGCACGGTGTCGGTGCTTGCCCTGCCCAACGACGAGATGAAGGGCCGGATCATCGGCCGCGAGGGGCGCAACATCCGCGCGATCGAGGCCGCCACCGGCGTCGATATCATCATCGACGATACCCCCGAGGCGGTCGTCATTTCCTGCCACAACCCGATCCGGCGCGAGATCGCGCGCATCGCGCTCGAGCGCCTGATCTCCGACGGCCGCATCCATCCCGGCCGCATCGAGGAGGTCGTGCGCAAGGCCGAGCAGGAGGTCGAGGAATCGATGCGCGAGGCGGGCCAGCGCGCGATCCTCGAGGTCGGGGTCCACGGCGTGCATCCCGAGCTGGTAAAGCTGCTCGGGATGCTGAAGTACCGCTACAGCTACGCGCAGAACGTGCTGATGCACTCGCTGGAAGCGGCGTTTCTGTGCGGCGCGATGGCGGCCGAGTTGGGGCTTAACGAAAAGCAGGCGCGTCGCGCCGCTCTCCTGCACGACATCGGCAAGGCCCTGACCCACGAGATCGAAGGCTCGCACGCGCTGATCGGCGCCGAGCTCGCGCGCAAGTACGGCGAGTCGGCCAAGATCGTCAACGCCATCGCGGCCCATCACGAGGAGGTCAAGGCCGAAACGATCCTGGCTCCGCTGGTGGACGCCGCCGACGCGCTCAGCGGCGCGCGCCCGGGCGCGCGGCGCGAGGTCCTCGAAAGCTACGTCAAGCGGCTCGAAGACCTCGAGCAGATCGCCAAGTCGTTCAAGGGCGTGGACAAGTGCTTTGCCGTCCAGGCCGGGCGCGAGATGCGGATCATCGTCGAGCCCGGGCAGGTCTCCGACGACGACGCCACCCTGCTCGCGCGCGAAGTGGCGAAGAAGATCGAAACCGACATGACCTACCCCGGGCAGATCCGGGTGACGGTCATCCGCGAGACGCGCGCGACCGAGGTCGCGCGCTAG
- a CDS encoding PQQ-dependent dehydrogenase, methanol/ethanol family: protein MPRTQARNLVFAAAIALLLATPAAALAAEGAAQDVGWPIYGNSYGNTHYSSLAQITPDNISKLHVAYAFSLGTLRSNESTPLVIGDTMYVSSSWGPRFVYALDAATGALKWRYSSHIGESVIRYACCDVNNRGVSYSDGKIFVGQLDGTLVALDARTGKLLWKTTVVDVKQGAVITSPPLVVGNKVITGFGGGEYGVRGYISAYDAATGKRLWRTYTIPGPGEPGNETWSGDSWKHGGAAAWLVGSYDPKLNMIYYGTSNPSPWYAPTRSTNAPNDKFANLYSSSVIALNPDNGKILWHIQYTRADAWDYDGVNESVLADLDIDGQPLPALMHADRNGFFYVADRRTGRLISAEPFVHVTWAKGINLESGDPIEVAGMRPTQTKMVDNICPSALGGKNWQPMSYDPDTRLVYLTANNLCMDAKEDKVEYHNGLLYLGLNPFKIYAGPGGFEGQLIAWDPVKHSPAWSVKEPIWFNGGVLTTGGGVVFYGTFDGWFKAVDAKSGKVLWKFRVGSGVGAAPMTYEIGGKQYVALVAGRSVTIPGWLGKLGAEAAAKTPESGMLFVFALDQ, encoded by the coding sequence ATGCCCAGGACCCAAGCTCGAAATCTCGTGTTCGCGGCGGCGATCGCGCTGCTGCTCGCGACGCCGGCGGCGGCGCTGGCCGCCGAAGGCGCGGCGCAGGACGTGGGCTGGCCGATCTACGGCAACAGCTATGGCAACACGCATTACAGCTCGCTGGCCCAGATCACGCCCGACAATATCTCCAAGCTGCACGTCGCCTACGCCTTTTCGCTCGGTACCCTGCGCTCGAACGAGTCCACGCCGCTGGTGATCGGGGACACGATGTACGTCTCGAGCTCGTGGGGGCCGCGCTTCGTCTATGCGCTCGACGCGGCGACCGGCGCGCTGAAGTGGCGCTACAGCTCGCATATCGGGGAGAGCGTAATCCGCTACGCCTGCTGCGACGTGAACAACCGCGGGGTGTCGTACAGCGACGGCAAAATCTTCGTCGGCCAGCTCGACGGCACGCTGGTCGCGCTCGACGCCAGGACCGGCAAGCTGCTGTGGAAGACCACGGTGGTCGACGTCAAGCAGGGCGCGGTCATCACCTCGCCGCCGCTGGTCGTCGGCAACAAGGTGATCACCGGCTTCGGCGGAGGCGAATACGGCGTGCGCGGCTATATCTCGGCCTACGACGCGGCGACCGGCAAGCGGCTGTGGCGCACCTACACCATCCCGGGCCCCGGCGAGCCCGGCAACGAGACCTGGAGCGGCGACAGCTGGAAGCACGGCGGCGCCGCCGCATGGCTGGTCGGCTCGTATGATCCCAAGCTCAACATGATCTACTACGGCACCAGCAATCCGAGCCCGTGGTACGCGCCGACCCGCTCGACCAACGCGCCCAACGACAAGTTCGCCAACCTCTACAGCTCCAGCGTGATCGCGCTCAACCCCGACAACGGCAAGATCCTCTGGCATATCCAGTACACGCGCGCCGACGCCTGGGACTACGATGGTGTCAACGAGTCGGTGCTCGCCGACCTCGATATCGACGGCCAGCCGCTGCCGGCCCTGATGCATGCCGACCGCAACGGCTTCTTCTACGTCGCCGACCGACGCACCGGCCGGCTGATTTCGGCCGAGCCGTTCGTCCACGTCACCTGGGCTAAGGGCATCAACCTCGAGAGCGGCGATCCGATCGAGGTCGCCGGGATGCGCCCCACCCAGACGAAGATGGTCGATAACATCTGTCCCAGCGCGCTTGGCGGCAAGAACTGGCAGCCGATGTCGTACGACCCCGACACCCGCCTGGTTTACCTGACCGCCAACAACCTCTGCATGGACGCCAAAGAGGACAAGGTCGAGTATCACAACGGCCTGCTCTATCTCGGCCTCAATCCGTTCAAGATCTACGCCGGGCCGGGCGGCTTCGAGGGCCAGCTCATCGCGTGGGACCCGGTCAAGCATTCGCCCGCGTGGAGCGTAAAGGAGCCGATCTGGTTCAACGGCGGCGTGCTGACCACCGGCGGCGGAGTGGTCTTTTACGGAACGTTTGACGGATGGTTCAAGGCGGTCGACGCAAAGAGCGGCAAGGTGCTGTGGAAGTTCCGCGTCGGCAGTGGCGTCGGCGCCGCGCCGATGACGTACGAGATCGGCGGCAAACAGTACGTCGCGCTGGTGGCCGGCCGCTCGGTGACGATCCCCGGATGGCTGGGCAAGCTGGGCGCTGAAGCGGCGGCCAAGACGCCGGAGTCGGGGATGCTGTTTGTCTTTGCGCTCGATCAGTAA